The following are from one region of the Theropithecus gelada isolate Dixy chromosome 6, Tgel_1.0, whole genome shotgun sequence genome:
- the DIMT1 gene encoding probable dimethyladenosine transferase isoform X3 — MFQREFALRLVAKPGDKLYCRLSINTQLLARVDHLMKVGKNNFRPPPKVESSVVRIEPKNPPPPINFQEWDGLVRITFVRKNKTLSAAFKSSAVQQLLEKNYRIHCSVHNIIIPEDFSIADKIQQILTSTGFSDKRARSMDIDDFIRLLHGFNAEGIHFS; from the exons ATGTTTCAAAGAGAATTTGCCCTCCGACTGGTTGCAAAACCCGGAGATAAGTTATACTGCAGACTTTCAATTAATACACAGCTGTTGGCACGTGTGGACCATCTAATGAAA GTTGGAAAGAATAACTTCAGACCACCGCCCAAGGTGGAATCCAGTGTTGTAAGGATAGAACCTAAGAATCCACCACCACCCATCAATTTTCAG GAATGGGATGGTCTAGTAAGGATAACCTTTGTTAGGAAAAACAAGACACTCTCTGCTGCATTTAA ATCAAGTGCAGTGCAACAACTCTTGGAAAAAAACTACAGAATTCACTGTTCAGTCCATAATATT ATAATACCAGAAGATTTCAGCATAGCAGATAAAATACAGCAAATCCTAACCAGCACAGGTTTTAGTGACAAACGGGCCCGTTCCATGGACATAGATGACTTCATCAG attgcTACATGGATTCAACGCAGAAGGTATTCATTTTTCCTAG